The genomic interval TCTATTCCGATAGCAGCATTCACCTTCGACTTCACAGACTCTGTCTCGAAAGGTATTGTAACGATGGCTACGCATGTTCTACCAAGCTCCTTGATAGTCTCAGCAACGACTGGAGCAACCCCTGATCCTGTCCCTCCCCCCTCGCCCAACGTGAGCAAGATAATATCCACATCTGGACTGAGCATTCTTGAGATAAACGCCTTAATGTTCGTCTCATTCTGAAGAGCAGCTTCATAGCCTTCTTCCCAGTTCTTAGCAGCTCCTTTTCCACTTCCGATTAGAAGCTTATTATCCTCCGGGATGTTTGTATGTGTAGCTAGGTCAGCACCATCGGTGTTTATTGCGCATACATCCATTATCATTCCTTTCTTATCCATCGCAGCCTTCTTGAAGTCATCAGCAATCTTCCCCCCGCAATGGCCTAAGCCAATTGTTAGAAACTTCAATCTGTTCATCAACCTCGAAGACACTGTTCTATTATGTCCCTATGCTTACTTTCATCAATTACTCCAAGATTAAAAAGTCTATTCGCAACTTCTGAGATTCTCATGAATGAGTGAAGTTTCACTCCTATCCTCTCGAGGTTTCCCCTTCCACCTTCCTCCCTATCTAAGAGTACTATAGCGTCTGTGACTATGCCCCCTTCACCTCTAACAACTTGGGCCACATCTACCAAACTCTTACCTGTTGTTATGAGATCATCTACTAAAATAACCCTGTCCCCTGGGGTCAAAACTCCTTCTATTCTCCTCTCTCTTCCATGTGTCTTAGCTTCTCTTCTAACATAAAGTATTGGCTTCGAGTGTTGGAATGCAAGCACAGCGGCAAATAGAAGGCCTGACGTTGGAACACAGGATATTCTATCAAAATTATCGAGACCAACCTCTTCTTTAACCAAAAATCCATAAAAACCCATGATCTTCCTAAAAGCTTCAGGATAACTGGGTATTGAACGTAGATCGACATAATATGGGCTGAGTTTACCGCTTGTGAGCTTGAAAACTCCAAATTTGAGGGCATTTGTCTTAATGAGGATCCGACAAAACTCAGCCTCATCTCTCACAGCCATCTGTTTACTATCCATCACTTAGGGCCTCCAGTTATGTTACGTAAAAGGTTCCTTATACATGTTAATCCAGAGGGCTTTCGACTTCGACTAAATTCGCATATTTGGAAGCAAGACTTTTGAGGTGAGAAATCAAGTCTTTCAAGCTGAGGGGTCTGTCCAGACCGGATAAGGGGATGCCATTGGAAATATGGATACCATACGGGGAGACAGAGGTTAGGGTTGGCGTAAGGACCGAGAACTTGGTTGGCATCGCTCAGCCAAAATCTATTTCTACAAATCTGAATCCTAAGCTTGCACTCACAGAAGCTATCTCTAATATTCATGGGAAACGTTCACTCGACAAAGTCCTGAGCCACGATGATAAGGTGATCTTGGCTGTTGATCTGCCTCCGACCAACAAATACTTTGAACTAATCGACCTTCTTATTTTCGAAATTTTAAATTTAGTCGATATGAACAGGGTATCGGTTTTATGGGTTCAAAATGATGGTTGGCCTCCCATACAGAACGGTTTAAAATCGGATGTGAAGAATTTCATCATCTTAAATCGCACCCAACCTGAGTCGTTCACTGCGCAAGAGCGTGTTGAGAACAATCTGACGGTTTGCAGAGAGTTTAATGAGGCGAGTCTAAGGATTCTTGTAGGAAAGGTGGGGTTTGACCCGGTATGGGGTTACACAGGTGGAGTCAAGACCCTTCTCAGTCTGATAAATAATCAAGCGTTCACAGATTTTTACCGTAGGTCCGTCCTTGCTCAGATTGAGAATGGTTCAAGAGATTTAGATGATGCTAAAGATTTGGAATCTATACTCTCACTCGATGGTTCATCCGTGATGTTGAGTATTGTCGAGAACATCGACGGTGGGATTGCGGGAATATTTGGCGGCACATTTAATGAATCCTTCAGACTCAGTAAAGAATTCATAGATGAACACTGTAGAATTGGCCTTGATAGAGGGGTTGATATATTAATAGTCGGTGCAGGCGGCAGACCATACGACTATACACTGTTCAGCTCTCTAGATTCAGCCATTATGAATATGGGTGTACTGAAGAGGGGTGGTGTATTGATACTTGCCGCCGAGTGTATGGGCGGGTGTGGTAGCGATGTCTTCAGAGAGTGGATGTTTAAGGGATGTGATCCCGAAAAGTTAAAGTTGATGTTGAAAAGAAACTTCGAAATTGGGGCTGAGAAGGCTTACCTCCTAACCAAGTTACTAGATGAATTCCGCTTATACTTAGTCTCAGTCATGCCTGACTACTACGTGAAGAATGTATTTAAGCTCAAGAGTTCTAGAACAGTGAATGATGCGTTGCAACATGCTTTTAGAATCTTGGGCAAAGAATCTGAAATTGCCGTAGCACCATACGGGTCTTTGACACAAACCTTCATCAAACCAAGACCGTAGAATGGTGAAAATTGATAAAAGCAGCTCTTGCCTTGATCATTCTCTTCTCTTTGTCCAACTATTTGGAATCAGTCACGTCTCATGTCTCTGAGACAACGGTTGAAACAAAGATATCAAGAACATGCACTATAAAGATCAAGATTGTATTGGTTGGAATATCCAGGAATCTGGTCAATGTCACTTATTTAGAATGGAATCTGCCCTCCTCAAAACATCAGATGTACCTAAACCCTGGTGTTACATCCGGCGTACGGTACTATCTCAACTATGAAATCGCATTCGCATCCAAAGACTTTGAAAACTCATTCGTTGAATATTTGAGATCCATAGGGGTCTCGGAAAATTTGAAGAATCCTTTCTTTAAAGCGAATACGACAAATCTCTTCTATTCAGCTGATTTAGTCGAGGCTTGGCTGAGAAACCGCATATCGGAACTCAATTCTAGCCATAACGTCTACACACTCTTACTGGCGAATCTTACCGGATATGTACCCTCAGTAACTCCTGAACAGTATGACGCTTACCTAAACAAGTCAATAAACGAATTGACGCCACACTATTACAACGTTACATATATCGATCAAGATTTAGGTATGAAGGTCAAGAGGCGATGGATGACCTCTTGGGGTGGGTGTGGGCGTTTATACTATATAGACCTCTCGGCAGGGCCGAGCAACATCACTAGACAACTCCCACTTCAATGGGCAGTGAGGTCAAACAACATAGAGCTTGGAAGTACATATGGCATCAAATGGCTCACACAGTTTCTCTCAGACTATATATACGGTGCAGTTGAAGGCCTCTTCATACCTGATTTCATCTATCCCCCCAGGCTATCCAAGAAATACTTGGTCGATATCCTTATCATAGATAATAGGACAGACCTGAAGGCCCCTCAAATAGATATGACACTGAACAGCCTTATGATTAAGAGTGAACTTGAAAGGCTACTACCTTTTGCTGAGGTACGGGTCAATACACGTTTCATGAATGTTACAGAGTCGCCTGAGTTGACCAGTCTAGTAATCAGTTCAAAATCCCCTACTAGACGCCGTAATGCCACAATTGTTGATCTCAGACCAATATATTACTGGCTAAGCGAGGATGGTGAAGGACATGTGAAAGACTTTTTCAACAAGACAGTTGATAGCTTCAACATTCCTGTTATGGCCTTCATATTCACCTGTGAATATCAGTTTGGTTTCACATTTAAGGAGGACGTGGAATATATATATCCACACTCTATATGGGGTGTGGCTTTGGGCGAGTTGGTTCTTGTAAGCCACTCCTCCAGAGACTTGGTGAGGGGAAATTTCACTGAACCTAAACAGCTTGGAAAAGGGTTTGGATTAACCCATACAATTCTTCATGAAGTTGGTCATATGCTTGGGCTCGCACATCCGTTCAGGATGGACCTTACACAGGATTTTGTAGCTTCAGTAATGGCTTACTATCCATATGAATACCGATTCAGTCAGTTTGATGTCGATACTCTACTCAGAGGATATGTCGACCTTCTCATTATGAGCTCGACGGCTGATATTGAAGAGGGTCGACTTACCCCCTTCACCTATTGGCTCTCATCATCTGCCAAGAAGCGATTAGAGATTGCGGATAGGTATTATGAAAATATGAACTACAAGGAAGCGCTAATCGCCTCGATGGAGGCAAAGAATTTGACTAGCATGGTCAGTGAATGGAATCAACTTCTTCTTGAAATCTCTCGCATACTCATGATCATCATTCTAACTGCAGGTTGCACAGTGGTTGTCGTGGTGGGGTTATATCTTCTTCATCGCAAATGCCAGAATCATGGTTGTCATGTATATTGCTTAAACGGCTCCAAACCTATACAATAATATATTTGATAAATGAATGTATTATCGATGAAGAAACGTTTCTGCATGACCTTAAACAGTGAACTTATGGCCAAGATCGATAAGCTCGTCGATGGGTCAAAATTCAAAAATAGGTCCCAGACAGCGGAGTTGTTAATAAAGATAGGTCTAGAGGAGATTCAACGAGAGAGAACAGCCCTCATACTCTGCGGGGGCTTGGGTACCAGACTCAGACCACTGACATATGTAACACCTAAACCCATGCTTCCAATAGCTGGGAGACCCCTACTGGAATATCAGATAGAGTATTTGAGAAGATACTCATTCGACCGTATAATCTTGGCTACTGGATACCTCCAAGAACAGATAATTCGATACTTCTCAGAACGTAAGGATATAGGCGAGAAGATTATTTACAGTTTCGAGAAGGAGCCTCTCGATACTGGAGGCGCCTTGAAGAATGCCGCCCACCTGCTAAGGGAAGATTTCCTGACTCTAAACAGCGACGTTATATTTGACTCCTTAGACTTGGGACGCTTACTAGAATTCCATAAATCGAGTGGTGGACTTGCCACCGTCGTTCTCGTTAAGGTTCGTGAACCATCCAGATATGGTCTCGCAGAGCTTAACTCAAGCAATCTCATAACAGGGTTTGTTGAGAAACCTAGAGCAAATCCAGCTGAGTACGCTTGGATAAATGCTGGAGTATACATTATTTCACCTAAAGTGTTGGGGATGATCCGTGCAGACCGTAAGGTTTCCTTGGAAAAAGAAATTTTTCCTAAACTTGCGAAGAAGAGGATGGTTTACGGTTTCAAGTACAACGGCTACTGGTCTGATGTAGGAACTCAATCTGACTATATGAAAGTATGTAGAGATATTCTGACAGGCATATTAAAGGTCTCATGGTTCAGTTAGTGGTAGACTGGCCTACAAGAATCGGTTAAGCCTCAACTTTTTACAATATAATATTTAAACAAAAATGTACAGAATATTCAAGCATAGGAGCCTCACCTGATATTGCCCTATTCACGGTGAGTGTTCATGACAGAAGAACGGATATGTGCCGATTG from Candidatus Bathyarchaeota archaeon carries:
- a CDS encoding orotate phosphoribosyltransferase, with amino-acid sequence MDSKQMAVRDEAEFCRILIKTNALKFGVFKLTSGKLSPYYVDLRSIPSYPEAFRKIMGFYGFLVKEEVGLDNFDRISCVPTSGLLFAAVLAFQHSKPILYVRREAKTHGRERRIEGVLTPGDRVILVDDLITTGKSLVDVAQVVRGEGGIVTDAIVLLDREEGGRGNLERIGVKLHSFMRISEVANRLFNLGVIDESKHRDIIEQCLRG
- a CDS encoding NTP transferase domain-containing protein, whose protein sequence is MKKRFCMTLNSELMAKIDKLVDGSKFKNRSQTAELLIKIGLEEIQRERTALILCGGLGTRLRPLTYVTPKPMLPIAGRPLLEYQIEYLRRYSFDRIILATGYLQEQIIRYFSERKDIGEKIIYSFEKEPLDTGGALKNAAHLLREDFLTLNSDVIFDSLDLGRLLEFHKSSGGLATVVLVKVREPSRYGLAELNSSNLITGFVEKPRANPAEYAWINAGVYIISPKVLGMIRADRKVSLEKEIFPKLAKKRMVYGFKYNGYWSDVGTQSDYMKVCRDILTGILKVSWFS